In Streptomyces sp. DG2A-72, one genomic interval encodes:
- a CDS encoding winged helix DNA-binding domain-containing protein codes for MTKTTSATAPVLGIRALNRATLDRQLLLRRSPLTVRAAVEHLVGLQAQEVKPPYYALAARLDGFTPEELSRLLERREVVRIVTMRSTIHLHTADDSLALRPLVQPARDREINYFRKGLVGVDLDRLAVLARELVEDGPRTMKQLREALSVEWPDADPQSLAVAARCKLPLVQVTPRGMWGRSAQVSLTSVEHWLGRPAEPAASADATVLRYLAAFGPASVKDMQTWCGLTRMRPAFERLRPQLVTFRDAGGVELFDLPDAPRPDPDTPAPPRFLPEFDNLLLSHADRTRVVPPPVRGRTWQVNTVYCPFLVDGFLAGVWRILDGALVIEPFGKLTKAQRGEVTEEGARMLQTMHQDAAYDIRFGTVIPES; via the coding sequence ATGACGAAGACGACGTCCGCGACGGCCCCCGTGCTCGGCATCCGCGCCCTCAACCGCGCGACCCTCGACCGGCAGCTCCTGCTGCGCCGCTCGCCACTGACCGTGCGGGCGGCCGTGGAGCACCTCGTCGGCCTCCAGGCCCAGGAGGTCAAACCGCCGTACTACGCGCTCGCCGCCCGGCTCGACGGCTTCACGCCCGAGGAGCTGTCCCGGCTGCTGGAGCGCCGTGAGGTGGTGCGTATCGTCACCATGCGCTCGACGATCCATCTGCACACCGCCGACGACAGCCTCGCCCTGCGCCCGCTGGTGCAGCCCGCCCGGGACCGGGAGATCAACTACTTCCGCAAGGGTCTCGTCGGTGTCGACCTGGACCGGCTCGCCGTGCTCGCCCGCGAGCTCGTGGAGGACGGGCCGCGCACGATGAAGCAGCTGCGTGAGGCGCTGAGCGTCGAGTGGCCGGACGCCGACCCGCAGTCCCTGGCCGTCGCCGCCCGCTGCAAGCTGCCCCTCGTCCAGGTCACCCCGCGCGGAATGTGGGGCAGGAGCGCCCAGGTCTCCCTGACCAGCGTCGAGCACTGGCTGGGGCGTCCCGCCGAGCCCGCCGCCTCCGCCGACGCCACGGTTCTGCGCTATCTCGCCGCCTTCGGGCCGGCCTCCGTGAAGGACATGCAGACCTGGTGCGGTCTGACCCGGATGCGCCCCGCCTTCGAACGCCTCCGCCCTCAGCTGGTCACCTTCCGGGACGCAGGCGGCGTCGAACTCTTCGACCTCCCCGACGCCCCCCGCCCCGACCCGGACACCCCGGCCCCGCCCCGCTTCCTGCCCGAGTTCGACAATCTGCTTCTCTCCCATGCCGACCGCACCCGGGTGGTGCCGCCCCCGGTCCGGGGCCGTACCTGGCAGGTGAACACGGTCTACTGCCCGTTCCTCGTCGACGGCTTCCTCGCGGGCGTGTGGCGGATCCTCGACGGCGCCCTCGTCATCGAGCCCTTCGGCAAGCTCACCAAGGCCCAGCGCGGCGAGGTGACGGAAGAGGGAGCGCGGATGCTCCAGACGATGCATCAGGACGCGGCGTACGACATCCGCTTCGGGACCGTGATCCCGGAATCGTGA
- a CDS encoding trypsin-like serine protease — protein MFGLTRATKTAAVVAATAAAAATALLTAPTAVAAPQPIVGGTTTTTTAYPFMMQITDAAEDQFCGGTLVSATKVVTAAHCMAGESAGNVRVVGGRTYLNGTNGTVSRVTDIWVDPDYTDTTNGDDVAVLTLATSMPYTTAPYVSADDTGVYATGATARILGWGTTSAGGSSSNQLRTATVPIVSDADCGSSYGSDFVQSDMVCAGHEDGGVDTCQGDSGGPLLIGGVLAGITSWGEGCAAAGYPGVYTRLTTFSDEVTEQIDS, from the coding sequence ATGTTCGGGCTCACCCGTGCCACGAAGACCGCCGCCGTCGTCGCGGCGACCGCTGCCGCCGCCGCGACCGCGCTGCTGACGGCCCCCACCGCGGTCGCCGCCCCGCAGCCCATCGTGGGCGGTACGACGACCACGACGACGGCGTACCCGTTCATGATGCAGATCACGGACGCTGCGGAGGACCAGTTCTGCGGCGGCACGCTCGTCTCGGCCACCAAGGTCGTCACCGCGGCCCACTGCATGGCCGGCGAGAGCGCCGGCAACGTCAGAGTCGTCGGCGGCCGCACCTACCTCAACGGCACGAACGGCACGGTCAGCCGGGTCACCGACATCTGGGTCGACCCCGACTACACCGACACCACCAACGGCGACGACGTGGCGGTGCTGACCCTGGCCACCTCGATGCCGTACACGACCGCCCCGTATGTCTCCGCCGACGACACCGGCGTGTACGCGACGGGCGCCACGGCCCGCATCCTCGGCTGGGGCACCACCTCCGCGGGCGGCAGCTCCTCCAACCAGCTGCGGACGGCCACGGTCCCGATCGTGTCCGACGCCGACTGCGGCAGTTCCTACGGTTCGGACTTCGTCCAGTCCGACATGGTTTGCGCCGGTCATGAAGACGGCGGCGTCGACACCTGCCAGGGCGACAGCGGCGGTCCCCTGCTCATCGGGGGCGTCCTGGCAGGCATCACTTCCTGGGGCGAGGGCTGCGCGGCAGCCGGTTACCCGGGTGTCTACACCCGGCTGACCACGTTCTCGGACGAGGTCACGGAGCAGATCGACTCGTGA
- a CDS encoding AAA family ATPase: MTVRRDFKEPARCRPDLVIGREEQVAQAREQLGRGGSVLLHGPAGIGKSTLLRALAAQYAEAARTVLRCSATESESHLPFLALADLLGLALDEVSDQLPAAQRTALESALTGRGESTLQRDGLALRLAVLSALRALAAAGPVLIVADDLQWLDPASAELLGFAARRLGDTPVRMLCAVRTEGQEYDRHLRASPPDTLAVRLNPLSRTQVSELLDHRGYTGLSRSTVREIHRTSGGNPLFALELGRALAESPARPRPGEPLPVPTSLRALVLSRLENLSDEVRHTLLVASAGARPTLALLHAAGRENAEAETAQAATLGLLATESEGPAVRFAHPLISAALYAEAAAQERRAAHVALSTAASDPIERARHLALATTGTDPEVAARLAQAATLARDRGAPSVAASLGLLAARHTPADGEPTPEVLRLQAAEDAITAGDLDLARDIAREVLSRTTVPEDRVRAWIIVIDTAGHAMTEVDSVFPQALADAGDDPKLLALIHYQLAWRGLLVEGDFDEARRAAAYSAKLAERAGDRYTELMALSFQAQIETLMGHTNAPATIRRALTEPQDPRVACHHNGAGYSRFRWLIMSDQLAEARATVTALLREVRRRGSVESEVHFLRGVAETELRSGHCGRALDLAREGLRLARDSGIGEVASAVLTSIAEASGGEVDRALALAREAVEHAEEGGDQVYISRALAALGYAQLVAGDAPEAVRSLRRVRELEQGLGITDPARGRWHGDLAEALVRIGEPAEAQVLIDVTREQAMRLGRESVLAVLDRAEALVRASRGEHDAAVAQLTSVQDRLAKLGYGLEEARTAFVLASLRTGRPGPTSYDEAARLFRRCRALPWLRQVDAAADAGPPEPAAPPPVALDGLEGLASMERQVAALVMEGATNREIAGHLFISVKTVEATLTRVYRKLGIRSRVDIVRLAAGRRAK, from the coding sequence GTGACCGTGCGACGGGACTTCAAGGAGCCTGCCAGATGCCGCCCCGACCTGGTCATCGGCCGGGAGGAGCAGGTCGCTCAGGCGCGTGAGCAACTCGGCCGGGGCGGCAGCGTGCTGCTCCACGGTCCCGCCGGAATAGGAAAGTCGACACTTCTGCGGGCGTTGGCCGCGCAATATGCCGAAGCGGCACGGACCGTGTTGCGCTGCTCGGCCACCGAGTCCGAATCCCATCTCCCCTTCCTCGCCCTGGCCGACCTGCTCGGACTCGCCCTGGACGAGGTGTCCGACCAGCTGCCCGCCGCCCAGCGCACCGCCCTGGAGTCGGCGCTCACCGGCCGCGGCGAGTCCACCCTCCAGCGCGACGGACTCGCGCTGCGCCTGGCGGTGCTGTCCGCGCTGCGCGCGCTCGCCGCCGCGGGTCCCGTCCTGATCGTTGCCGACGACCTGCAGTGGCTGGACCCGGCCAGCGCCGAACTCCTCGGCTTCGCCGCCCGCCGCCTCGGCGACACCCCGGTGCGGATGCTGTGCGCGGTGCGGACCGAGGGCCAGGAGTACGACCGTCATCTACGCGCGTCCCCACCGGACACCCTTGCGGTCCGCCTCAACCCGCTCTCCCGCACCCAGGTCTCCGAACTCCTCGACCACCGCGGCTACACCGGCCTGTCCCGGTCCACGGTCCGCGAGATCCACCGCACCAGCGGCGGCAACCCGCTGTTCGCCCTCGAACTGGGCCGCGCGCTCGCCGAGAGCCCCGCCCGCCCCCGGCCCGGCGAGCCACTGCCGGTGCCGACCTCGCTGCGGGCCCTCGTCCTCAGCCGGCTGGAGAACCTCTCCGACGAGGTCCGCCACACCCTGCTCGTGGCCAGCGCGGGCGCTCGCCCCACGCTGGCCCTGCTGCACGCGGCCGGCCGCGAGAACGCCGAGGCCGAGACCGCCCAGGCGGCCACGCTGGGCCTGCTGGCGACCGAGTCCGAGGGTCCGGCCGTACGGTTCGCGCATCCGCTGATCTCGGCCGCGCTGTATGCGGAGGCTGCCGCGCAGGAGCGGCGGGCCGCGCATGTCGCGCTGTCCACCGCGGCCTCCGATCCGATCGAGCGGGCCCGGCATCTGGCCCTGGCGACGACCGGCACCGACCCGGAGGTGGCGGCCCGGCTCGCTCAGGCCGCGACCCTGGCCCGGGACCGGGGCGCGCCGTCCGTGGCCGCCTCCCTCGGGCTGCTCGCGGCCCGGCACACCCCGGCGGACGGCGAGCCGACCCCGGAGGTGCTGCGCCTGCAGGCCGCCGAGGACGCGATCACCGCCGGGGACCTGGACCTCGCCCGGGACATCGCCCGGGAGGTGCTCAGCCGGACGACCGTGCCCGAGGACCGGGTACGGGCCTGGATCATCGTGATCGACACGGCGGGCCACGCCATGACCGAGGTCGACTCGGTCTTCCCGCAGGCCCTCGCCGACGCGGGCGACGACCCGAAACTGCTCGCCCTGATCCACTACCAGCTCGCCTGGCGGGGCCTGCTGGTGGAGGGCGACTTCGACGAGGCCCGCCGGGCGGCGGCGTACTCGGCGAAGCTGGCCGAGCGGGCCGGCGACCGGTACACCGAGCTGATGGCGCTCTCCTTCCAGGCCCAGATCGAGACCCTCATGGGCCACACGAACGCCCCCGCGACCATCCGGCGCGCACTGACGGAACCTCAGGACCCGCGGGTGGCCTGCCATCACAACGGGGCCGGCTACTCCCGGTTCCGCTGGCTGATCATGAGCGATCAGCTGGCCGAGGCGCGGGCGACGGTCACCGCGCTGCTGCGCGAGGTGCGGCGGCGCGGCTCCGTCGAGAGCGAGGTGCACTTCCTGCGCGGGGTGGCCGAGACCGAACTGCGGTCCGGGCACTGCGGCCGTGCGCTTGACCTGGCCCGGGAGGGTCTGCGGCTGGCCCGGGACAGCGGGATCGGCGAGGTGGCCTCCGCCGTCCTCACCTCGATCGCGGAGGCCTCGGGCGGCGAGGTGGACCGGGCGCTGGCACTGGCCAGGGAAGCGGTCGAGCACGCCGAGGAGGGCGGCGACCAGGTGTACATCTCCCGGGCCTTGGCCGCCCTCGGGTACGCCCAGCTGGTCGCCGGGGACGCACCCGAGGCGGTCCGCTCGCTGCGGCGGGTGCGGGAACTGGAGCAGGGGCTCGGCATCACCGACCCGGCGCGTGGCCGCTGGCACGGCGACCTCGCCGAGGCACTGGTGCGGATCGGCGAGCCGGCCGAGGCGCAGGTCCTCATCGACGTCACCCGAGAACAGGCGATGCGGCTCGGCCGCGAGAGCGTGCTCGCCGTACTGGACCGGGCGGAGGCGCTGGTACGGGCGTCACGCGGTGAACACGACGCCGCCGTCGCCCAGTTGACGTCGGTCCAGGACCGGCTCGCCAAGCTGGGCTACGGCCTGGAGGAGGCCCGCACCGCGTTCGTACTGGCCTCGCTGCGCACCGGGCGGCCCGGTCCGACGTCGTACGACGAGGCGGCTCGGCTGTTCCGCCGGTGCCGGGCGCTGCCGTGGCTGCGGCAGGTGGACGCGGCGGCGGACGCGGGTCCGCCGGAGCCCGCCGCGCCGCCGCCGGTCGCGCTCGACGGGCTGGAGGGCCTCGCCTCGATGGAGCGTCAGGTCGCCGCGCTCGTCATGGAGGGCGCGACGAACCGGGAGATCGCCGGGCATCTGTTCATCAGCGTCAAGACGGTCGAGGCGACCCTGACCCGGGTCTACCGCAAGCTGGGGATCCGTTCGCGCGTGGATATCGTCCGACTGGCGGCAGGACGCCGCGCGAAGTGA
- a CDS encoding AMP-binding protein has product MTTPTEEFRRARDFLLEHREDYAAAYEGFSWPRPDHFNWALDWFDAIAHGNARTALHIVEEDGGEVRLSFGEMSVRSDQFANWLRGQGVRAGDRILVMLGNQAELWITALAAMKLRAVVIPATPLLGPADLRDRVERGRVRQVIVRPEDTAKFAEVPGDYTRIAVGDAPAGWLSYEEAYEAPADFTPDGPTRADDPLMLYFTSGTTARPKLVEHTHASYPIGHLATMYWIGLKPGDVHLNISSPGWAKHAWSNLFAPWNAEATVFLHNYTRFDATRLMAEMDRAGVTTFCAPPTVWRMLIQADLTQLRTPPREAVAAGEPLNPEVIEQVRRAWGVTIRDGFGQTETAVQVSNSPGQPLKTGSMGRPSPGFRVDLLDPASGAPGAAEGEIALDLSARPVGLMTGYHGDPERTAEAMVDGYYRTGDIGSRDADGYITYVGRADDVFKASDYKISPFELESALLEHEAVAEAAVVPAPDELRLAVPKAYVVLAAGWEPGPDTAKVLFEHSREVLAPYKRVRRLEFAPLPKTVSGKIRRIELREATAAGSDAEYREEDFR; this is encoded by the coding sequence ATGACGACGCCGACGGAGGAGTTCCGCAGGGCACGGGACTTCCTGCTGGAGCACCGCGAGGACTACGCCGCCGCGTACGAGGGCTTCAGCTGGCCCCGGCCGGACCACTTCAACTGGGCGCTCGACTGGTTCGACGCCATCGCACACGGCAACGCCCGGACCGCGCTGCACATCGTCGAGGAGGACGGCGGCGAGGTCCGGCTGTCCTTCGGTGAGATGTCCGTGCGCTCCGACCAGTTCGCCAACTGGCTGCGCGGGCAGGGCGTCCGTGCCGGGGACCGGATCCTCGTCATGCTCGGCAACCAGGCGGAGCTGTGGATCACCGCGCTGGCCGCGATGAAGCTGCGGGCCGTCGTCATCCCGGCCACCCCGCTGCTCGGCCCCGCCGACCTGCGGGACCGTGTCGAGCGCGGCCGGGTCCGGCAGGTGATCGTGCGCCCCGAGGACACGGCCAAGTTCGCCGAGGTGCCCGGCGACTACACCCGCATCGCGGTCGGCGACGCGCCCGCGGGCTGGCTGTCGTACGAGGAGGCGTACGAAGCCCCCGCCGACTTCACACCCGACGGCCCGACCCGCGCCGACGACCCGCTGATGCTCTACTTCACCTCCGGTACGACGGCCCGCCCCAAGCTCGTCGAGCACACCCACGCCTCCTACCCGATCGGGCACCTCGCCACCATGTACTGGATCGGCCTCAAGCCCGGCGACGTACACCTCAACATCTCCTCCCCGGGCTGGGCCAAGCACGCCTGGTCCAATCTGTTCGCGCCCTGGAACGCGGAGGCGACCGTCTTCCTGCACAACTACACCCGCTTCGACGCGACCCGGCTGATGGCGGAGATGGACCGGGCGGGCGTGACCACTTTCTGCGCGCCGCCGACCGTGTGGCGCATGCTCATCCAGGCCGACCTGACCCAGCTGCGCACCCCGCCGCGCGAGGCCGTGGCGGCGGGGGAGCCCCTGAACCCCGAGGTCATCGAGCAGGTCCGGCGGGCCTGGGGCGTGACCATCCGCGACGGCTTCGGCCAGACCGAGACCGCCGTCCAGGTCTCCAACAGCCCCGGCCAGCCCTTGAAGACCGGCTCCATGGGCCGCCCCAGCCCCGGCTTCCGCGTCGACCTCCTCGACCCGGCCTCCGGCGCACCCGGCGCCGCGGAGGGCGAGATCGCCCTCGACCTCTCGGCCCGCCCGGTCGGCCTGATGACCGGCTACCACGGCGACCCGGAGCGTACGGCGGAGGCGATGGTCGACGGCTACTACCGCACCGGAGACATCGGCTCCCGGGACGCCGACGGCTACATCACGTACGTCGGCCGAGCGGACGACGTGTTCAAGGCCAGCGACTACAAGATCTCCCCGTTCGAGCTGGAGAGCGCCCTGCTGGAGCACGAGGCGGTCGCCGAGGCCGCCGTCGTGCCCGCACCGGACGAGCTGCGCCTCGCGGTGCCGAAGGCGTACGTCGTCCTGGCGGCGGGCTGGGAGCCGGGTCCCGACACGGCCAAGGTGCTGTTCGAGCACTCGCGGGAGGTCCTGGCGCCGTACAAGCGCGTGCGCCGCCTGGAGTTCGCACCGCTGCCCAAGACCGTCTCCGGCAAGATCCGCCGCATCGAACTGCGCGAGGCCACCGCCGCCGGCTCGGACGCCGAGTACCGCGAGGAGGACTTCCGGTGA
- a CDS encoding AMP-binding protein, which produces MSSSSSYTHGTGDTPLLGDTIGASLDRAVAAWPDREALVDVPSGRRWTYTRFAADVDELAYALLASGVAKGDRVGIWAVNCPEWVLVQYATARIGAIMVNINPAYRTHEVEYVLNQAGVSLLFASLGHKTSDYRAMVEQVRGRCPRLRETVFIGDPSWEALIARGTPAAYEELSCDDPINIQYTSGTTGFPKGATLSHHNILNNGYFVGESIAYTEQDRICIPVPFYHCFGMVMGNLAATSHGACIVVPAPSFDPKATLEAVQQERCTSLYGVPTMFIAELNHPDFATYDLSSLRTGIMAGSPCPVEVMKRVVTEMHMAEVSICYGMTETSPVSTQTRRDDDLEHRTGTVGRVLPHIEVKIVDPVSGVTQPRGVPGELCTRGYSVMLGYWNEPEKTAESIDAARWMHTGDLAVMREDGYVEIVGRIKDMIIRGGENIYPREIEEFLYAHPKIADVQVVGVPHERYGEEVLACVIARDPADPPTLEELRSFCDGRLAHYKIPSRLRILESFPMTVSGKVRKIELREEAARAL; this is translated from the coding sequence GTGAGCTCGTCGAGTTCGTACACCCATGGGACCGGCGACACACCGCTGCTCGGCGACACGATCGGCGCCAGCCTGGACCGCGCGGTCGCCGCGTGGCCGGACCGTGAGGCGCTGGTCGACGTCCCGTCCGGGCGGCGCTGGACCTACACCCGATTCGCCGCGGACGTCGACGAGTTGGCGTACGCGCTGCTGGCGAGCGGGGTCGCCAAGGGTGACCGGGTGGGCATCTGGGCGGTCAACTGCCCCGAATGGGTCCTGGTCCAGTACGCCACCGCCCGCATCGGCGCGATCATGGTGAACATCAACCCGGCCTACCGCACGCACGAGGTCGAGTACGTCCTCAACCAGGCCGGCGTCTCCCTGCTGTTCGCCTCCCTCGGTCACAAGACGAGCGACTACCGGGCGATGGTCGAGCAAGTGCGGGGCCGGTGCCCGCGGTTGAGGGAGACGGTGTTCATCGGTGACCCGAGCTGGGAGGCGCTGATCGCACGGGGAACGCCTGCCGCGTACGAGGAACTGTCCTGCGACGACCCCATCAACATCCAGTACACCTCGGGCACGACGGGCTTCCCGAAGGGAGCCACGCTGTCCCATCACAACATCCTCAACAACGGCTACTTCGTCGGTGAGTCGATCGCGTACACCGAGCAGGACCGGATCTGCATCCCCGTGCCCTTCTACCACTGCTTCGGCATGGTCATGGGCAATCTGGCGGCCACCTCGCACGGGGCATGCATCGTCGTCCCGGCCCCGTCCTTCGACCCGAAAGCCACCCTGGAGGCAGTGCAGCAGGAGCGGTGCACCTCGCTGTACGGCGTACCGACCATGTTCATCGCGGAGTTGAACCACCCGGACTTCGCCACGTACGACCTGTCGTCGCTGCGCACCGGGATCATGGCGGGCTCGCCCTGCCCGGTGGAGGTGATGAAACGGGTGGTCACCGAGATGCACATGGCCGAGGTGTCGATCTGCTACGGCATGACGGAGACCTCGCCGGTCTCCACGCAGACCCGGCGCGACGACGACCTGGAACACCGCACCGGCACGGTCGGCCGGGTGCTGCCGCACATCGAGGTCAAGATCGTCGACCCGGTGAGCGGAGTGACACAACCCCGGGGCGTCCCGGGCGAGTTGTGCACCCGCGGCTACAGCGTGATGCTCGGCTACTGGAACGAACCCGAGAAGACCGCCGAGTCCATCGACGCCGCCCGCTGGATGCACACCGGCGACCTCGCCGTGATGCGCGAGGACGGCTATGTCGAGATCGTCGGCCGCATCAAGGACATGATCATCCGGGGCGGCGAGAACATCTACCCGCGCGAGATCGAGGAGTTCCTCTACGCCCATCCGAAGATCGCGGACGTCCAGGTGGTCGGCGTACCGCACGAGCGCTACGGCGAGGAGGTCCTCGCCTGCGTCATCGCACGTGACCCGGCCGACCCGCCGACCCTGGAGGAGCTGCGGTCCTTCTGCGACGGACGGCTGGCCCACTACAAGATCCCGAGCCGGCTGCGAATCCTGGAGTCCTTCCCGATGACCGTCTCCGGAAAGGTACGCAAGATCGAGCTGCGGGAGGAGGCCGCACGGGCGCTCTGA
- the gcl gene encoding glyoxylate carboligase, producing the protein MARMTAARAAVEILKREGVSNAFGVPGAAINPFYAALKASGGIQHTLARHVEGASHMAEGYTRTHPGNIGVCIGTSGPAGTDMITGLYSAIGDSIPILCITGQAPTAVIHKEDFQAVDIASIAKPVTKMAVTVLEAAQVPGVFQQAFHLMRSGRPGPVLIDLPIDVQLTEIEFDPDTYQPLPVYKPAASRAQIEKAIGMLNAAERPLIVAGGGVINADAAELLVEFAELTGTPVVPTLMGWGVLPDDHELNAGMVGLQTSHRYGNATFLESDFVLGIGNRWANRHTGKLDVYTAGRKFVHVDIEPTQIGKIFAADYGIASDAKAALELFVEVARESKAAGKLPDRSAWAASAQEKKATLQRRTHFDDIPIKPQRVYEEMNKAFGPETRYVSTIGLSQIAGAQMLHVYRPRHWINCGQAGPLGWTVPAALGVAKADPEAQVVALSGDYDFQFMIEELAVGAQHKIPYVHVLVNNSYLGLIRQAQRAFEIDFQVNLEFENINSPEIGVYGVDHVKVAEGLGCKAIRVTDPNELGAALEKAKKLAAEFQVPVVVEAILERVTNISMSTTNDIGNVVEFEELATEPGHAPTSIKTLKV; encoded by the coding sequence ATGGCTCGTATGACCGCTGCCCGCGCGGCAGTCGAGATCCTCAAGCGCGAGGGCGTCAGCAACGCGTTCGGTGTCCCGGGCGCGGCGATCAACCCGTTCTACGCGGCGCTCAAGGCCTCCGGCGGCATCCAGCACACCCTCGCCCGGCATGTCGAGGGCGCCTCGCACATGGCGGAGGGCTACACCCGGACCCACCCCGGCAACATCGGCGTCTGCATCGGTACGTCCGGCCCCGCCGGCACCGACATGATCACCGGCCTGTACTCCGCCATCGGTGACTCCATCCCGATCCTGTGCATCACGGGCCAGGCCCCGACCGCCGTGATCCACAAGGAGGACTTCCAGGCCGTCGACATCGCCTCGATCGCCAAGCCGGTCACCAAGATGGCCGTCACCGTCCTGGAGGCCGCGCAGGTCCCCGGCGTCTTCCAGCAGGCCTTCCACCTCATGCGGTCCGGCCGCCCCGGCCCGGTCCTCATCGACCTGCCGATCGACGTCCAGCTGACGGAGATCGAGTTCGACCCGGACACGTACCAGCCCCTCCCGGTCTACAAGCCCGCCGCCTCCCGCGCCCAGATCGAGAAGGCGATCGGCATGCTGAACGCCGCCGAGCGCCCGCTGATCGTGGCCGGCGGTGGTGTCATCAACGCCGACGCCGCCGAACTCCTCGTCGAATTCGCCGAGTTGACCGGCACTCCGGTCGTCCCCACCCTCATGGGCTGGGGCGTCCTGCCCGACGACCACGAGCTGAACGCCGGCATGGTCGGCCTGCAGACCTCGCACCGCTACGGCAACGCGACCTTCCTGGAGTCCGACTTCGTCCTCGGTATCGGCAACCGCTGGGCCAACCGCCACACCGGCAAACTGGACGTCTACACGGCCGGCCGGAAGTTCGTCCACGTGGACATCGAGCCCACCCAGATCGGCAAGATCTTCGCGGCGGACTACGGCATCGCGTCGGACGCGAAGGCCGCGCTGGAGCTGTTCGTCGAGGTGGCACGGGAGTCGAAGGCGGCCGGGAAGCTGCCTGACCGCTCGGCGTGGGCGGCCTCGGCGCAGGAGAAGAAGGCCACCCTCCAGCGCCGTACGCACTTCGACGACATCCCGATCAAGCCGCAGCGTGTCTACGAGGAGATGAACAAGGCCTTCGGCCCCGAGACCCGGTACGTCTCCACGATCGGCCTCTCGCAGATCGCCGGCGCCCAGATGCTGCACGTCTACCGGCCGCGGCACTGGATCAACTGCGGCCAGGCGGGCCCCCTCGGCTGGACCGTCCCGGCCGCGCTCGGCGTCGCCAAGGCCGACCCGGAGGCACAGGTCGTGGCGCTCTCCGGCGACTACGACTTCCAGTTCATGATCGAGGAGCTGGCCGTCGGGGCGCAGCACAAGATCCCGTACGTCCATGTCCTGGTCAACAACTCCTACCTGGGCCTGATCCGTCAGGCGCAGCGGGCGTTCGAGATCGACTTCCAGGTCAACCTGGAGTTTGAGAACATCAACTCGCCCGAGATCGGCGTCTACGGCGTCGACCACGTCAAGGTCGCCGAGGGCCTGGGCTGCAAGGCGATCCGGGTGACCGACCCGAACGAACTGGGCGCGGCCCTGGAGAAGGCCAAGAAGCTCGCCGCCGAGTTCCAGGTGCCGGTGGTCGTCGAGGCGATCCTGGAGCGGGTCACCAACATCTCCATGTCGACCACGAACGACATCGGCAACGTGGTGGAGTTCGAGGAACTGGCGACCGAGCCGGGCCATGCGCCGACGTCGATCAAGACGCTGAAGGTCTGA